One part of the Actinomycetota bacterium genome encodes these proteins:
- the argB gene encoding acetylglutamate kinase, translating into MNASGKAHVLAEALPYIRRFWDKVVVVKYGGAAMDDPAQAVLFAQDIVLMRSVGMRPVVVHGGGPQIGQLMARLGKEPEFRDGLRVTDADTLDIARMVLVGKVNRDIVSAINVHDPLAVGMSGEDAGLITATARSPELGFVGDVDTVNASILERVLAQGLIPVVATIGSDVGGQAYNINADTAAGAVAEALGAEKLVYLTNVEGLRRDADDPATLVSSIAVDELEAMIDSGALEGGMIPKVTSCVRAVRKGVGHAHILDGRMPHALLLEIFTPEGVGTMVSP; encoded by the coding sequence GTGAATGCGTCGGGGAAGGCGCATGTGTTGGCGGAGGCGTTGCCGTACATCCGGCGGTTCTGGGACAAGGTCGTGGTCGTCAAGTACGGCGGTGCGGCCATGGACGATCCCGCGCAGGCGGTGCTGTTCGCGCAGGACATCGTGCTCATGCGCTCGGTCGGCATGCGACCGGTCGTCGTGCACGGTGGCGGGCCTCAGATCGGTCAGCTCATGGCGCGGCTCGGCAAGGAGCCCGAGTTTCGCGATGGTCTGCGCGTCACCGACGCGGACACACTCGACATCGCCCGCATGGTGCTGGTGGGCAAGGTGAACCGCGACATCGTGTCTGCCATCAACGTGCACGACCCCTTGGCCGTCGGGATGTCGGGCGAGGACGCGGGCCTCATCACGGCCACCGCGCGCTCGCCCGAGCTCGGCTTCGTGGGCGACGTCGACACCGTAAACGCATCCATCCTCGAGCGCGTGCTCGCCCAGGGCCTCATCCCCGTGGTCGCCACCATCGGCAGCGACGTCGGTGGCCAGGCGTACAACATCAACGCCGACACGGCGGCCGGCGCGGTGGCTGAAGCGCTCGGCGCGGAGAAGCTCGTGTACCTCACCAACGTCGAGGGCCTGCGCAGGGACGCCGACGACCCCGCCACCCTCGTCTCGTCGATCGCGGTCGACGAGCTGGAGGCCATGATCGACTCGGGCGCGCTCGAAGGCGGGATGATCCCGAAGGTCACATCGTGCGTGCGGGCCGTGCGCAAGGGCGTGGGCCACGCCCACATCCTCGACGGGCGGATGCCGCACGCCCTGCTGCTCGAGATCTTCACGCCCGAAGGCGTCGGCACCATGGTGAGCCCGTGA
- the argR gene encoding arginine repressor produces the protein MAAGAEPPARAARSAPVAPGARLRLAKPQRQHRLARLLENHAVSSQAQAVELLAADGVLATQATVSRDLDELGAVKVRVPGGDTVYAIPEHAKERIAPEDHLKRVFGDWVVEVAHSANLVILRTPPGSAHVVASAIDRAGLADVLGTVAGDDTLMVVVSERAGGAKVARRLSALAGL, from the coding sequence GTGGCAGCAGGCGCGGAACCGCCTGCACGCGCAGCGCGGTCTGCTCCTGTGGCTCCTGGAGCACGCTTGAGGCTGGCGAAGCCGCAACGCCAGCACCGGCTGGCCCGCCTGCTGGAGAACCACGCCGTGTCCAGCCAGGCGCAGGCGGTCGAGCTGCTCGCAGCCGACGGCGTGCTCGCCACACAGGCAACCGTCTCGCGTGACCTCGACGAGCTGGGCGCGGTCAAGGTGCGGGTGCCGGGCGGCGACACCGTCTACGCCATCCCCGAGCACGCGAAGGAGCGGATCGCCCCCGAGGACCATCTCAAGCGGGTGTTCGGCGACTGGGTGGTGGAGGTGGCGCACTCCGCCAACCTGGTGATCCTGCGCACACCGCCCGGGTCGGCCCATGTCGTCGCCAGCGCGATCGACCGTGCGGGACTGGCCGACGTCCTGGGTACGGTGGCGGGCGACGACACGCTGATGGTCGTGGTGTCGGAGCGGGCAGGCGGCGCCAAGGTTGCCCGGCGCTTGAGCGCGCTCGCGGGTCTCTGA
- a CDS encoding acetylornithine transaminase, whose product MPTYPEPPVTFVRGEGARLWDADGKCYLDFLGGLAVTSLGHAHPEVADALCDQARTLLHVSNLFGTTVGPEVAATLDRLVGGPSGRVFFCNSGAEANECAIKLARKWAGPGRYAVVSAYGSFHGRTLATLHATGQPQKHEPFQPLPEGFRHVAWDDLDALDASLDASVVAAVLLEPVQGEGGVNPATPAYFQGVRRLCDERGCLLIVDEVQTGLGRTGKWFGFQHLGVEPDVVTMAKALGNGVPIGACWARDDVAAAFVPGDHATTFGGQPLATSAARAVLEVMQREDVRARATAAGARLTKGLDSIAAIARVRGLGLLVAAELRDRPSRDAVAAALDAGLVVNAVTESAVRLAPSLLVTDDEVDEAVSILTAVLA is encoded by the coding sequence ATGCCCACGTACCCGGAGCCGCCGGTGACGTTCGTGCGCGGTGAAGGCGCGCGTCTGTGGGACGCCGACGGCAAGTGCTACCTCGACTTCCTGGGGGGACTGGCCGTCACGTCGCTCGGCCACGCCCACCCCGAGGTGGCCGACGCGCTGTGCGACCAGGCCCGCACCCTGCTGCACGTGTCGAACCTGTTCGGCACCACCGTCGGACCCGAGGTGGCGGCCACTCTCGACCGCCTCGTCGGGGGACCCTCCGGGCGCGTGTTCTTCTGCAACTCGGGGGCCGAGGCCAACGAATGCGCCATCAAGCTGGCGCGCAAGTGGGCCGGACCAGGTCGCTACGCGGTCGTCAGCGCCTACGGGTCGTTCCACGGGCGCACGCTCGCCACGCTGCACGCGACCGGCCAGCCCCAGAAGCACGAGCCCTTCCAACCCCTGCCGGAAGGCTTCCGCCATGTCGCGTGGGACGACCTCGACGCGCTGGACGCCAGCCTCGACGCGTCGGTCGTCGCCGCGGTGCTGCTCGAGCCGGTGCAGGGGGAGGGCGGGGTGAACCCCGCCACGCCGGCGTACTTCCAGGGCGTGCGGCGCCTGTGCGACGAGCGCGGGTGCCTCCTCATCGTCGACGAGGTGCAGACGGGTCTCGGGCGCACGGGAAAGTGGTTCGGCTTCCAGCACCTCGGCGTCGAACCCGACGTCGTCACCATGGCGAAGGCGCTCGGCAACGGCGTGCCCATCGGTGCGTGCTGGGCGCGCGACGACGTGGCCGCCGCCTTCGTGCCCGGCGACCACGCCACGACCTTCGGCGGGCAGCCGCTCGCGACCTCGGCGGCGCGCGCGGTGCTCGAGGTGATGCAGCGCGAGGACGTGCGGGCGCGTGCGACTGCGGCAGGTGCGCGGCTCACAAAGGGGCTCGACTCGATCGCGGCCATCGCCCGCGTGCGCGGGCTCGGTCTGCTGGTGGCCGCCGAGCTGCGCGACCGCCCGAGTCGCGACGCGGTGGCGGCTGCCCTCGACGCCGGCCTCGTGGTGAACGCGGTGACCGAGTCGGCGGTGCGGCTGGCCCCGTCGCTTCTCGTCACCGACGACGAGGTCGACGAAGCCGTCTCCATCCTGACGGCGGTCCTCGCGTGA
- a CDS encoding phenylalanine--tRNA ligase subunit beta gives MLVPLSWLRDFAPDLGDDARALTDTFNELGLVVDGVETVGKGLDDVVVARVLEVGPIAGADYIQRVALDAGPGDVVEVVCGARNFGAGDLVALARVGAVLPGDVEITRRKLKGVESNGMICSARELHLGHDAEGIMVLATGTPGQTLAEALGLTPDVVFDLDIETNRPDALCMAGVARDVAAKLRLPFVLPDPSPPGPGTEVNIEIESPELCPRFSATVLGGVKVTASSRMVQRRLTVAGMRPINNVVDASNYVMLELGQPTHPYDLARLPGGGLRVRAARPGERLVTLDGVERVLGEGPSPDCLICDAESTPVGIAGIMGGASSEIATDTTTVLLEAAYFTPMAIARTAKRVGVRSEASVRFERGCDPESVDRAIARFCELLPDAAVQAGPFVVDAPRYLPTPRRVEVRTARVNAILGTQLSDAQVRSYLTPIGFRTEPVGDGLNEVEIPTFRPDSEREIDVIEEVARHHGYANIERTVPPSPLVGNLTPYQRERRLVRDILLGAGCTEAFGLSLLAPGDLERAGLDDRPLVLTNPLVREESVLRTSMLPGMLRAVTFNHSHQRHDLRLFEIGNVYPRPESPEQPLPDERERLAVVLTGLGGDAVGAARVWSVLAGALRLDGVRLDAGRVAGLHPTRTARLLDRNGEELGVVGEVDPDVLQAHAIAGRVGWIECDLGRLLATARRSDQARPVSRFPSNDIDLAFEVEESTPAAAVEATLREAGGPLLDDLRLFDVYRGPGLAEGRRSLAYRLSFCALDRTLTDDEVAEARRRCIDAVEATHPARLRG, from the coding sequence ATGCTCGTCCCCCTCTCGTGGCTCCGCGATTTCGCGCCCGACCTGGGCGACGATGCCCGCGCGCTGACCGACACGTTCAACGAGCTCGGCCTCGTGGTGGACGGAGTCGAGACGGTGGGGAAGGGCCTCGACGACGTGGTGGTGGCCAGGGTGTTGGAAGTCGGCCCGATCGCGGGGGCCGACTACATCCAGCGCGTCGCCCTCGACGCGGGTCCGGGCGACGTCGTGGAGGTCGTGTGCGGGGCGCGCAACTTCGGGGCCGGCGATCTCGTCGCGCTGGCGCGCGTCGGCGCGGTGTTGCCGGGCGACGTCGAGATCACGCGGCGCAAGCTGAAGGGCGTCGAGTCGAACGGGATGATCTGCTCGGCGCGTGAGCTCCATCTCGGTCACGACGCCGAGGGGATCATGGTGCTCGCGACGGGCACACCGGGTCAGACCCTCGCCGAGGCGCTCGGCCTCACCCCCGACGTCGTGTTCGACCTCGACATCGAGACCAATCGTCCCGATGCCCTGTGCATGGCGGGTGTGGCACGCGACGTCGCAGCCAAGCTCCGTCTCCCGTTCGTCCTGCCCGACCCGTCACCACCCGGACCGGGCACCGAGGTCAACATCGAGATCGAGAGCCCCGAGCTGTGCCCACGCTTCTCGGCCACGGTGCTCGGCGGGGTGAAGGTGACGGCGTCGTCGCGAATGGTGCAGCGGCGGCTCACGGTCGCGGGCATGCGACCGATCAACAATGTCGTCGATGCGTCGAACTACGTGATGCTCGAGCTGGGCCAGCCGACGCACCCCTACGACCTGGCGCGCCTGCCGGGCGGGGGACTCCGCGTGCGCGCCGCCCGCCCGGGCGAGCGGCTGGTGACGCTCGACGGCGTGGAGCGTGTCCTGGGCGAGGGCCCGTCGCCCGACTGCCTGATTTGCGACGCCGAATCCACGCCGGTCGGAATCGCGGGGATCATGGGCGGTGCTTCGTCGGAGATCGCCACCGACACGACGACCGTCTTGCTCGAGGCCGCCTACTTCACGCCCATGGCGATCGCGCGCACGGCCAAGCGAGTCGGCGTGCGGAGCGAGGCCTCGGTGCGGTTCGAGCGGGGGTGCGACCCCGAGAGCGTCGACCGCGCGATCGCCCGCTTCTGCGAGCTGCTGCCCGACGCCGCCGTGCAGGCGGGCCCGTTCGTGGTCGACGCCCCGAGGTACCTGCCGACGCCCCGCCGGGTCGAGGTGCGCACCGCCCGCGTGAACGCGATCCTCGGTACGCAGCTGAGCGACGCGCAGGTTCGCAGCTACCTCACCCCCATCGGCTTCCGCACCGAGCCGGTGGGCGACGGCCTGAACGAGGTCGAGATCCCGACGTTCCGGCCCGACTCCGAGCGCGAGATCGACGTCATCGAGGAGGTGGCCCGCCACCACGGCTACGCCAACATCGAACGCACGGTGCCGCCGAGCCCCCTCGTCGGGAACCTCACGCCTTACCAGCGCGAGCGGCGCCTCGTGCGCGACATCCTCCTCGGCGCCGGGTGCACGGAGGCGTTCGGTCTGTCGCTCCTCGCGCCGGGCGACCTCGAGCGCGCCGGTCTGGACGACCGCCCGCTCGTGCTGACGAACCCGCTCGTGCGCGAGGAGTCGGTGCTGCGCACGTCGATGTTGCCGGGGATGCTCCGGGCGGTCACGTTCAACCACTCCCACCAGCGCCACGACCTCCGGCTGTTCGAGATCGGGAACGTGTACCCGAGGCCCGAGTCGCCCGAGCAGCCGCTGCCCGACGAGCGCGAGCGTCTGGCGGTCGTGCTCACCGGTCTCGGTGGCGACGCGGTGGGAGCCGCGCGCGTGTGGAGTGTCCTTGCCGGCGCGCTCCGGCTCGACGGCGTCCGGCTCGATGCGGGGCGTGTTGCCGGCCTGCACCCCACGCGCACGGCGCGGCTGCTCGACCGCAACGGCGAGGAGCTGGGCGTGGTCGGTGAGGTCGACCCCGACGTGCTGCAGGCCCACGCGATCGCCGGACGCGTCGGGTGGATCGAGTGCGATCTCGGCCGCTTGCTCGCCACCGCCCGCCGGAGCGACCAGGCGCGACCCGTCAGCCGCTTTCCGTCGAACGACATCGACCTGGCCTTCGAGGTCGAGGAGTCGACGCCCGCGGCCGCGGTGGAGGCGACCCTCCGCGAAGCGGGCGGGCCCCTGCTCGACGACCTCCGGCTCTTCGACGTCTACCGCGGCCCAGGGCTCGCCGAGGGCAGGCGGAGCCTCGCCTACCGCCTCAGCTTCTGCGCCCTCGACCGCACGCTCACGGACGACGAGGTGGCCGAGGCGCGTCGCCGGTGCATCGACGCGGTCGAGGCCACCCATCCCGCGCGCCTCCGGGGGTGA
- a CDS encoding argininosuccinate synthase, protein MKRVVLAYSGGLDTSVAVRWLGEELGVEVIALAADVGQGGDFDEIRRRALAAGAVEAVVVDCREEFARDFVAPALKANAKYEGKYPLVSALSRPLIAKHMVAAAREHGADAVAHGCTGKGNDQVRFEVSTRALAPDLDVVAPVRGWGLTREQSIEYAERFDIPITVTKASPYSIDQNLWGRTIECGILEDPWEQPPEEVYELTTPTATEPTELVLRFEQGVPVAIDGRVLPLHELVDEVTRVVGSYGWGRIDMVENRRVGIKSREVYECPGALALLMAHADLEDITLERDLAHEKARLEPRYADLVYDGLWFSPLKQALDAFVDESQRFVTGEVRLRCEVPGRCLAVGRRSEVGLYDYGLATYEAADRFRHDHSEGFVRLWGLGVETWAARQALSGEPRRRDERQ, encoded by the coding sequence TTGAAGCGGGTGGTGCTGGCGTACAGCGGTGGCCTCGACACGTCGGTCGCGGTGCGCTGGCTGGGGGAGGAGCTCGGGGTGGAGGTGATCGCGCTGGCCGCCGACGTGGGCCAGGGAGGCGACTTCGACGAGATCCGCCGTCGGGCGCTCGCGGCGGGCGCGGTCGAGGCTGTCGTCGTCGACTGTCGCGAGGAGTTCGCGCGCGATTTCGTGGCACCCGCCCTCAAGGCGAACGCGAAGTACGAGGGCAAGTACCCGTTGGTGTCCGCGCTCTCGCGTCCGCTGATCGCCAAGCACATGGTCGCGGCGGCACGCGAGCACGGTGCCGATGCCGTCGCTCACGGGTGCACGGGCAAGGGCAACGACCAGGTGCGCTTCGAGGTGTCGACGCGCGCGCTCGCGCCCGACCTCGACGTGGTGGCGCCGGTGCGCGGCTGGGGCCTCACCCGCGAGCAGTCGATCGAGTACGCCGAGCGCTTCGACATCCCGATCACGGTCACGAAGGCGAGCCCGTACTCCATCGACCAGAACCTCTGGGGCCGCACCATCGAGTGCGGCATCCTCGAGGATCCGTGGGAGCAGCCGCCGGAGGAGGTCTACGAGCTCACGACTCCGACGGCCACCGAGCCCACCGAGCTCGTCCTGCGCTTCGAGCAGGGCGTGCCCGTGGCGATCGACGGCCGCGTTCTGCCGCTTCACGAGCTGGTCGACGAGGTGACACGCGTGGTGGGGTCGTACGGTTGGGGGAGGATCGACATGGTCGAGAACCGGCGGGTGGGCATCAAGAGCCGAGAGGTCTACGAGTGCCCCGGTGCGCTCGCGCTCCTGATGGCGCACGCCGATCTCGAGGACATCACCCTCGAACGTGACCTGGCCCACGAGAAGGCGCGCCTCGAGCCGCGCTACGCCGACCTCGTGTACGACGGTCTCTGGTTCTCGCCGCTGAAGCAGGCGCTCGACGCGTTCGTCGACGAGAGCCAGCGCTTCGTCACCGGCGAGGTGCGGCTTCGCTGCGAGGTGCCCGGTCGCTGCCTCGCAGTGGGGCGGCGGAGCGAGGTGGGGCTCTACGACTACGGGCTGGCGACCTACGAGGCCGCCGACCGCTTCCGCCACGACCACTCCGAGGGCTTCGTGCGGCTCTGGGGTCTCGGCGTCGAGACCTGGGCGGCGCGCCAGGCCCTGAGCGGCGAGCCCCGCCGGCGCGACGAACGCCAATGA
- a CDS encoding N-acetyl-gamma-glutamyl-phosphate reductase: MHRTGIVGASGYTGAELLRLLAAHPELDVAWATGDTQAGNRVAAVYPSLSAAYPSLTFGRYDASAADGLDLVFCGLPHGESQQLMPELRKRVGRVVDLAADFRLRDPAVYRQWYGEAHQCPDLIADFAYGLPELFRPEIAAADAVAAAGCYPTAAALALAPLVAAGTIDPGGVVVDAASGVSGAGRSLKQTTHFGTANEDFTAYGLLDHRHTPEIEQASRASVLFTPHLAPMTRGILATCYARPRGATSTASLLELLHARYDAEPFVVVSEEPPSTKATWGSNTAHLTARFDARTGWVVVLCAIDNLVKGASGQAIQCANLLLGLDETAGLPTVGVYP; the protein is encoded by the coding sequence ATGCACCGGACCGGCATCGTGGGTGCCTCGGGCTATACGGGGGCCGAGCTGCTGCGGCTCCTGGCCGCCCATCCCGAGCTGGACGTGGCGTGGGCCACAGGCGACACCCAGGCGGGCAACCGGGTGGCGGCGGTGTACCCGAGCCTTTCGGCCGCCTATCCGTCGCTCACGTTCGGCCGCTACGACGCGAGCGCGGCCGACGGCCTCGACCTCGTCTTCTGCGGCCTGCCCCACGGTGAATCGCAGCAGCTCATGCCCGAGCTGCGCAAGCGAGTCGGCCGGGTCGTCGACCTGGCCGCCGACTTCCGCTTGCGCGACCCGGCCGTGTACCGCCAGTGGTACGGCGAGGCCCACCAGTGCCCCGACCTGATCGCGGACTTCGCCTACGGACTGCCCGAGCTGTTCCGGCCCGAGATCGCGGCCGCCGATGCCGTGGCCGCGGCAGGGTGCTACCCGACCGCAGCTGCGCTCGCGCTGGCGCCGTTGGTGGCGGCAGGCACGATCGACCCTGGCGGGGTGGTCGTCGACGCGGCCAGCGGGGTGTCGGGCGCCGGCCGGAGCCTGAAGCAGACGACGCACTTCGGCACGGCCAACGAGGACTTCACGGCCTACGGGTTGCTCGACCACCGGCACACGCCCGAGATCGAGCAGGCGAGCCGGGCGTCGGTGCTCTTCACCCCGCACCTGGCTCCGATGACCCGCGGCATCCTGGCCACGTGTTACGCGCGTCCGCGCGGCGCGACGTCGACGGCGTCTCTGCTCGAGCTGCTCCACGCGCGTTACGACGCGGAGCCGTTCGTGGTCGTGTCCGAGGAACCGCCGTCGACCAAGGCGACGTGGGGATCGAACACCGCGCACCTCACGGCCCGCTTCGACGCGCGCACGGGCTGGGTCGTCGTGCTCTGCGCCATCGACAACCTGGTCAAGGGTGCGAGCGGGCAGGCGATCCAGTGCGCCAACCTGCTCCTCGGGCTCGACGAGACGGCCGGGCTCCCGACCGTGGGGGTGTACCCGTGA
- the argJ gene encoding bifunctional glutamate N-acetyltransferase/amino-acid acetyltransferase ArgJ — MSVTAAAGFVAAGVHCGIKAGGVPDLALVATDDASPVSAAAVFTSNLATAAPVLVSRAHLGATWGRAAAVVLNSGNANAATGKPGHDDAERMCALVAGELGCAVEEVLVCSTGLIGIPLPMTAIENGVKPLVRGRSPDGGGDAAEAIRTTDTHRKEVVVRGHGFTVGGMAKGAAMLAPDMATMLAVLTTDAACDPSTLRAALVDAMDESFNSLSVDGCTSTNDTVIILAGGRAGPASADSLRDAVARACRDLAEQMAGDAEGATRVVRVRVKGAQSVDDARRAARKVAESQLVKCSLFGADPYWGRVMSELGSAGVGFDPERASVAYGDTVVASDGVAVDHDAASVRGHLAGRHVEIVAHLGMGDAEASMLTNDLTPAYIDENMRTS; from the coding sequence GTGAGCGTCACTGCTGCTGCCGGGTTCGTCGCCGCGGGGGTGCATTGCGGGATCAAGGCCGGGGGGGTGCCCGACCTGGCGCTCGTGGCGACCGACGACGCATCGCCCGTGAGCGCGGCGGCGGTGTTCACCTCGAACCTGGCCACGGCCGCGCCGGTGTTGGTCAGTCGCGCCCACCTGGGTGCGACGTGGGGGCGGGCCGCTGCGGTGGTGCTCAACAGCGGCAACGCCAATGCCGCCACCGGCAAGCCGGGCCACGACGACGCGGAGCGCATGTGCGCGCTCGTCGCGGGTGAGCTCGGCTGCGCCGTCGAAGAGGTGTTGGTCTGCTCGACGGGACTCATCGGCATCCCGTTGCCGATGACCGCGATCGAAAATGGGGTGAAACCTCTCGTGCGCGGTCGGTCGCCCGACGGTGGAGGCGACGCGGCCGAAGCCATCCGCACCACCGACACCCACCGCAAGGAGGTGGTGGTGCGGGGTCACGGCTTCACGGTGGGCGGTATGGCGAAGGGCGCGGCGATGCTCGCGCCCGACATGGCGACGATGCTCGCGGTGCTCACGACCGACGCGGCGTGCGATCCGTCGACGCTGCGCGCCGCGCTCGTCGACGCGATGGACGAGTCCTTCAACTCGCTCTCGGTCGACGGGTGCACGTCGACCAACGACACCGTCATCATCCTGGCCGGGGGGCGGGCCGGTCCCGCGAGCGCGGACTCGCTGCGCGACGCGGTGGCTCGCGCCTGTCGCGACCTTGCCGAGCAGATGGCAGGTGACGCGGAGGGCGCCACCAGGGTGGTACGCGTGCGGGTCAAGGGGGCGCAGTCGGTCGACGACGCGCGACGCGCGGCGCGCAAGGTGGCCGAGAGCCAGCTCGTGAAGTGCTCGCTGTTCGGCGCCGACCCCTACTGGGGCCGGGTCATGAGCGAGCTGGGCAGCGCGGGGGTGGGCTTCGATCCCGAGCGGGCGTCGGTCGCGTACGGCGACACGGTGGTGGCGAGCGACGGCGTGGCCGTCGACCACGACGCCGCCTCGGTCCGCGGGCATCTCGCCGGCCGCCACGTCGAGATCGTCGCCCACCTCGGCATGGGCGATGCGGAGGCCAGCATGCTCACCAACGACCTCACGCCGGCGTACATCGACGAGAACATGAGGACCTCATGA
- the argF gene encoding ornithine carbamoyltransferase, protein MAVLDRAEQPSPPPVLAGLGAALLFEKPSNRTRNSMEMAVVQLGGHPISMRGDELGFDSRESVEDVARTLSCYHAVIAARVFEHSKVLRLATAATVPVVNLLSDDAHPCQSLADLLTIRQRFGSLAGLTVAWVGDGNNVCRSLVLAADRAGMEMRVATPSGYEPGVPAHVTDDPVEAVKEANVVCTDVWASMGREDEAVARRRAFAGFTVTPQLMQQARPDAIFLHCLPAHRGEEVAAEVIDGPQSAVWQQARNRLHAQRGLLLWLLEHA, encoded by the coding sequence ATGGCCGTGCTCGACCGCGCCGAGCAACCGTCGCCGCCACCGGTGCTGGCCGGACTCGGTGCGGCCCTGTTGTTCGAGAAGCCGTCCAACCGCACCCGCAACTCGATGGAGATGGCCGTGGTGCAACTGGGTGGCCATCCCATCAGCATGCGCGGCGACGAGTTGGGCTTCGACAGCCGCGAGAGCGTGGAGGACGTGGCGCGCACCTTGTCGTGCTACCACGCGGTCATCGCGGCGCGGGTCTTCGAGCACAGCAAGGTGCTGCGATTGGCCACCGCGGCGACGGTGCCGGTCGTGAACCTGCTCTCTGACGACGCCCATCCATGCCAGTCCCTGGCCGACCTGTTGACCATCCGGCAGCGCTTCGGATCGCTCGCGGGCCTGACCGTGGCGTGGGTGGGCGACGGCAACAACGTGTGCCGCTCGTTGGTGCTGGCGGCCGACCGGGCCGGGATGGAGATGCGCGTGGCCACGCCTTCGGGCTACGAGCCCGGCGTGCCGGCCCACGTCACCGACGACCCGGTCGAGGCGGTGAAGGAGGCGAACGTCGTCTGCACCGACGTGTGGGCGTCGATGGGGCGCGAGGACGAGGCGGTGGCCCGCCGGCGCGCGTTCGCGGGGTTCACGGTGACCCCGCAGCTCATGCAGCAGGCCCGGCCGGACGCGATCTTCCTGCACTGCCTCCCTGCCCACCGGGGTGAAGAGGTGGCCGCCGAGGTGATCGACGGGCCGCAGAGCGCGGTGTGGCAGCAGGCGCGGAACCGCCTGCACGCGCAGCGCGGTCTGCTCCTGTGGCTCCTGGAGCACGCTTGA
- the argH gene encoding argininosuccinate lyase, with amino-acid sequence MTLWQGRFGAEPAEELIAFTSSLGFDLRLAPDDLAGSRAHVRGLERAGVMTHDEVGIVLTALDRVEEELAQGTFKFGPGDEDVHTAIERRVTELAGPAGAKLHTGRSRNDQVATDVRLFAKRALLEVAGRVVELQQVLHDRAKAAMAADIQLPGYTHMQRAQPVPLAHHLLAHAWALSRDVDRLLDTRRRLDVSPLGAGALAGSSLALDPDGVAADLGFARRFENSIDAVSDRDFVAEALFDLALLGVHLSRIGEEVVLWSTEEFGFLHLADAYATGSSMLPQKKNPDVAELARGKAGRLVGHLTAVLTTLKGLPLAYNRDLQEDKEPLFDAVDQVVLALAALGGLLATATFDADRMGAAAERPEAAAVDLADHLVGKGTPFRDAHALVGALVRDALERHVPLTELVEAHPAFDDEAVRLLEPGVAVSRRRTPGGAGPAAVAEQMKQFRDHLARDRARLDAADG; translated from the coding sequence ATGACGCTGTGGCAGGGCCGGTTCGGTGCCGAGCCGGCCGAGGAGCTCATCGCCTTCACCTCGAGCCTCGGCTTCGACCTCCGACTCGCACCCGACGACCTCGCCGGGTCGCGCGCCCACGTGCGCGGGCTCGAGCGCGCCGGGGTGATGACCCACGACGAGGTCGGCATCGTGCTGACCGCGCTCGACCGCGTCGAGGAGGAGCTCGCCCAGGGCACCTTCAAGTTCGGTCCCGGTGACGAGGACGTGCATACCGCGATCGAGCGGCGGGTCACGGAGCTGGCGGGTCCGGCCGGGGCCAAGCTCCACACCGGACGCAGCCGCAACGACCAGGTCGCCACCGACGTGCGGCTGTTCGCCAAGCGCGCCCTGCTCGAGGTCGCCGGCAGGGTCGTCGAGCTGCAGCAGGTCCTGCACGATCGGGCCAAGGCGGCGATGGCCGCCGACATCCAGCTGCCGGGCTACACGCACATGCAACGGGCCCAGCCGGTGCCGCTCGCCCATCATCTGCTCGCCCACGCGTGGGCGCTGTCGCGCGACGTCGACCGCTTGCTCGACACTCGGCGCCGCCTCGACGTGTCGCCGCTCGGCGCGGGCGCGCTCGCAGGCTCGTCGCTGGCGCTCGACCCCGACGGTGTGGCGGCCGACCTCGGCTTCGCCCGCCGGTTCGAGAACTCCATCGACGCGGTGAGCGATCGCGACTTCGTCGCGGAGGCGCTCTTCGACCTCGCCCTGCTCGGCGTGCACCTCAGTCGCATCGGCGAGGAGGTCGTGCTGTGGTCGACCGAGGAGTTCGGCTTCCTCCATCTGGCCGACGCCTACGCCACCGGTTCTTCGATGCTGCCGCAGAAGAAGAACCCCGACGTGGCCGAGTTGGCGAGGGGAAAGGCGGGCCGCCTCGTGGGTCATCTCACGGCCGTCCTCACCACCCTCAAGGGTTTGCCGCTCGCGTACAACCGCGACCTGCAGGAGGACAAGGAGCCGCTCTTCGACGCGGTCGACCAGGTGGTCCTTGCCCTGGCCGCGCTCGGGGGACTGCTGGCCACGGCCACCTTCGACGCCGACCGCATGGGCGCGGCCGCCGAGCGGCCCGAGGCGGCGGCCGTCGACCTGGCCGACCACCTCGTGGGGAAGGGTACGCCCTTCCGCGACGCCCACGCGCTGGTGGGCGCCCTCGTGCGCGACGCGCTCGAACGTCACGTGCCGCTGACCGAGCTGGTGGAGGCGCACCCCGCCTTCGACGACGAGGCCGTGCGCCTGTTGGAGCCGGGCGTCGCCGTCAGCCGACGTCGCACGCCGGGCGGTGCAGGGCCCGCGGCCGTGGCCGAGCAGATGAAGCAGTTTCGTGATCACCTGGCGCGCGATCGAGCGCGTCTCGACGCGGCAGACGGTTGA